Proteins found in one Magnolia sinica isolate HGM2019 chromosome 5, MsV1, whole genome shotgun sequence genomic segment:
- the LOC131246450 gene encoding B3 domain-containing transcription factor ABI3, giving the protein MNSSMHVNEIGSGLEESGEMWIEGEMEMDGGGVVDDEEKSIFYDEFPSLPDFPCISSASSSSLSTGGGCSSSAAASCSSSSSSSSATNSWAIVKVENDDGVEKSQPQDSGVAKTEDRIALPEHEPDEGMDVLEDFGDMDLLDSSGMWDPSSLFSSDDEDKTRQMVMDGQEEKEKLKEDEEQSRPSEDLAMVFFEWLKSNKESISPEDLRSIKLKRSTIECAASRLGGGKEGMKQLLKLILAWVQNHHLQKKKSREEEYISAAAGAAAASFQYQPQAYPIQVQGPSANADSSTWIHPNSAYLTDPQSSFPHHMMMGFVGGDVSFPGGPLNSSNQHHPFSPDYHQMIDSNVSWTPHFSYGPFSDSSAPSFVGFPNKYAATGQLFQGHHGLLGEPLMKMAPSATKEARKKRMARQRRFFSHHHHHRQHQHHPTAMVMDSQQQQHPSRLVGNGNCTTTAAQSSSGSWVMWSSSSPPSSSSPTLLSPDADQTAMQTQQRQISSDRRQGWKPEKNLRFLLQKVLKQSDVGNLGRIVLPKKEAETHLPELEARDGISIAMEDIGTSRIWNMRYRFWPNNKSRMYLLENTGDFVRTNGLQEGDFIVIYSDTKCGKYMIRGVKVRKPESKPEGKSAGKTQRTSSSHSATKGDGSTSVSCNR; this is encoded by the exons ATGAATAGTAGCATGCATGTGAATGAAATCGGGTCTGGATTGGAGGAGAGTGGGGAGATGTGGATTGAAGGAGAGATGGAGATGGACGGTGGTGGAGTCGTCGATGATGAAGAGAAATCGATTTTCTACGATGAATTCCCATCTCTTCCCgattttccatgcatttcctcgGCTTCTTCATCGTCGTTATCTACAGGCGGTGGATGTTCGTCATCTGCCGCAGCGTCTTGCtcgtcttcttcttcctcatcttcagcCACTAATTCATGGGCGATCGTTAAAGTCGAGAACGATGATGGGGTAGAGAAATCTCAGCCGCAGGATTCTGGAGTGGCGAAGACGGAAGACAGAATAGCTCTTCCAGAACATGAACCAGATGAAGGAATGGATGTTCTTGAAGATTTCGGAGATATGGATCTTTTAGACAGTTCGGGTATGTGGGACCCGTCTTCTTTATTCAGCAGCGACGATGAAGATAAGACCCGACAGATGGTGATGGACggacaagaagaaaaagaaaaactaaaagaagaCGAAGAACAATCACGTCCGTCGGAAGATCTCGCAATGGTTTTCTTTGAATGGTTGAAATCTAATAAGGAATCAATCTCTCCAGAAGACTTGCGTAGTATTAAGCTGAAGAGATCGACGATCGAGTGCGCTGCGAGTCGATTGGGCGGTGGAAAAGAAGGTATGAAACAGCTTCTCAAGCTAATACTAGCTTGGGTGCAGAATCATCatttacaaaagaaaaagagtagaGAAGAAGAATACATCTCCGCCGCTGCTGGTGCGGCAGCAGCTTCATTTCAATATCAACCACAAGCATATCCAATTCAAGTTCAAGGTCCGTCGGCGAACGCTGATTCTAGTACATGGATTCATCCCAATTCAGCTTATCTTACCGACCCACAATCTTCATTTCCTCATCATATGATGATGGGTTTCGTCGGTGGTGATGTTAGCTTTCCTGGTGGGCCACTCAACAGCAgcaatcaacaccatccattctCTCCTGATTATCATCAGATGATTGATTCAAATGTGTCGTGGACCCCACATTTCTCTTATGGGCCATTCTCCGACTCATCTGCACCGTCCTTTGTTGGATTTCCTAATAAGTACGCCGCCACAGGTCAGCTCTTTCAAGGGCATCATGGATTGTTGGGGGAGCCGCTCATGAAAATGGCTCCTTCAGCTACTAAAGAAGCTAGAAAGAAGCGAATGGCTCGGCAACGACGGTTCTTttctcaccatcatcatcatcgccaacatcagcaccatccaacagCAATGGTGATGGAttcacagcagcagcagcatccgTCGAGACTTGTTGGAAATGGCAATTGTACTACTACAGCTGCTCAAAGTAGCTCTGGAAGCTGGGTGATGTGgtcttcttcatctcctccatcTTCTTCATCTCCGACACTATTATCTCCCGACGCCGATCAGACTGCCATGCAAACACAACAGCGGCAGATCTCTTCGGATAGGCGTCAG GGATGGAAACCAGAGAAGAACTTGAGATTCCTCCTGCAGAAAGTTCTGAAACAGAGCGACGTGGGTAACCTAGGAAGGATTGTGTTGCCAAAG AAAGAAGCAGAAACACATCTGCCGGAGTTGGAGGCAAGAGATGGGATTTCCATTGCTATGGAAGACATTGGAACTTCTCGTATCTGGAACATGCGTTACAG attctGGCCAAACAACAAAAGCAGGATGTATCTGCTAGAAAACACAG GAGATTTCGTGCGTACAAACGGTCTACAGGAAGGAGATTTCATTGTCATATATTCCGATACTAAATGCGGCAAATAC ATGATACGAGGCGTGAAGGTTCGGAAGCCGGAATCAAAGCCAGAGGGGAAGAGCGCTGGGAAAACACAGAGGACCTCTTCATCACATTCAGCCACAAAAGGAGATGGCTCAACTTCAGTGTCATGCAACCGATGA